A DNA window from Natrinema amylolyticum contains the following coding sequences:
- a CDS encoding DUF7342 family protein, with product MTAPTDTWQEKTSGRERVRMVVETLCEAELVAAIAYQADITPETAQRELERSAAVNTVIETDGEKYKPNSVHQFLDQITDLIETRSRPELGSELEDRLEQLEELEAEHGAESA from the coding sequence ATGACCGCGCCAACCGATACGTGGCAAGAGAAGACGAGTGGGCGAGAGCGTGTTCGGATGGTTGTCGAGACGCTTTGTGAGGCGGAATTAGTCGCAGCTATTGCTTACCAGGCAGATATCACGCCAGAGACTGCACAAAGGGAACTTGAGCGATCCGCAGCTGTAAATACGGTTATTGAAACAGACGGCGAGAAATACAAACCAAATTCTGTCCATCAATTTCTCGATCAAATCACCGATCTGATCGAGACCCGTTCTCGTCCTGAACTTGGGTCAGAACTCGAGGACCGTCTAGAGCAATTAGAGGAGTTGGAGGCAGAACATGGTGCCGAGTCAGCCTAA
- a CDS encoding PQQ-binding-like beta-propeller repeat protein, with protein MSNTHFTRRHLLQLTAGYGTTSVWPTDHAQQTTSRDDSTPERWRFETGGFISASPTIVDGILYIGSHDSQIYAIDVSTGQAVWTVSTEGEVGSSATVVDGTVYVGSRDENVYALDAETGEKRWVSNIGSSILMSSPTAGDDSVYVGDFSGDVHALDMVTGREIWTYETGGSIQRSSPTVVADTVYIGSADNYLYALDATNGNEQWAFETGGEVRSSPTVVKGNVYVGSFDDSIYAVDVATGEEIWSVDTGGHIGTSSPTVADHTVYIGGYNADVYALDASTGEQQWTFTTSTTVDSSPTVVDGIVYVGDSSPHGAPNLYAIDAVRGHLIWQYKTDGPVSSSPTAVDGTVYIGSYDSSVYAFPTDVDGSSEGSRVLLGTLGHHDSLRRGGPVTPPTYDHSLLADFVIDTDEPTVNEPVAFDASASTVEDGKIVAYKWDFTGDGTADRTGQSVEHTFSDRGLHPISLTVVDETRAKDTVQRALSVTPRESDLSIAIVDTNSPVEGGDRLTITVEVTNTGEIAHRPEITAIFNEEKRGGIKTTVEPGKTETHSFGYRTYPVKDEVDIPIRAEIETDTATKTVTVRAVDELESTYTSPSSELTIQPATQVMFEIDTTVMKPEGTIQWYVDGSHHPTQGAVWPFMYADKVGREFFSYLFESPGTHEITAAVVRDDRNRAMRWTITVTDSGAIPPRIDAARPVTSELAADGQYTLELDISSPTTDLDRVVWWMTQADTIIGITEVSSRNDTASLEIDGGCLSCQIEAWAITENNTYTSIIPWQFKDGEDSAKNLDKRRGINVLVLETNSPIVEGEAVKVRAMLENIESTQVTREIELTLGEKPTVVENQTVTMAAGATDEITLTSTVPSGLKGEWVSFRVQSDTHQDDGVIHVERKNTEEG; from the coding sequence ATGTCCAACACACACTTCACGCGCCGTCACCTCCTGCAACTGACCGCCGGATATGGGACTACATCCGTCTGGCCCACCGATCACGCACAGCAAACTACGAGCCGTGATGATAGTACTCCCGAACGGTGGCGATTTGAAACTGGTGGGTTCATTTCCGCATCGCCGACGATCGTTGATGGCATTCTGTATATCGGAAGCCATGACAGTCAGATCTATGCAATTGACGTAAGCACTGGTCAAGCAGTGTGGACTGTCTCGACCGAGGGTGAGGTGGGATCATCGGCAACAGTGGTTGATGGAACCGTCTACGTGGGCAGTCGCGATGAGAACGTCTACGCGCTCGATGCTGAGACTGGAGAGAAACGCTGGGTCTCCAACATCGGATCAAGTATTCTGATGTCATCACCGACTGCTGGTGATGATTCCGTGTATGTCGGGGATTTCAGTGGGGATGTCCATGCACTAGATATGGTAACCGGTCGCGAAATCTGGACGTACGAGACCGGTGGAAGTATTCAACGATCGTCGCCAACAGTAGTTGCTGATACCGTCTATATCGGGAGTGCCGATAACTACCTCTACGCGCTCGATGCCACAAATGGTAATGAACAGTGGGCGTTCGAAACTGGTGGCGAGGTACGTTCGTCACCAACAGTCGTGAAGGGTAATGTCTACGTCGGGAGTTTCGATGACTCAATTTACGCAGTCGATGTCGCAACGGGGGAGGAAATCTGGAGCGTTGACACTGGCGGACACATCGGGACCTCATCACCGACGGTCGCGGACCACACCGTGTATATCGGCGGGTATAATGCCGATGTGTACGCACTTGATGCCAGTACTGGCGAGCAGCAGTGGACGTTCACAACCAGTACGACTGTGGATTCATCGCCAACTGTCGTTGATGGCATCGTCTACGTCGGGGATTCGTCACCGCATGGTGCCCCAAATCTGTATGCGATCGACGCGGTACGCGGCCATCTCATCTGGCAGTACAAAACTGACGGCCCTGTCTCCTCGTCCCCAACAGCGGTTGATGGAACCGTCTATATTGGGAGTTACGACTCGTCGGTGTACGCGTTCCCGACAGACGTTGATGGATCAAGTGAAGGATCACGAGTGTTACTCGGTACACTCGGCCATCACGATAGTCTCCGCCGTGGTGGTCCCGTCACCCCTCCCACATATGATCACTCGCTACTGGCGGATTTCGTGATCGACACGGACGAACCAACCGTCAATGAGCCGGTCGCCTTTGATGCGTCAGCGTCAACGGTAGAAGACGGTAAGATCGTAGCGTACAAGTGGGATTTCACCGGTGATGGGACCGCTGATCGCACCGGACAAAGTGTTGAACATACGTTTTCTGACAGAGGATTACACCCTATTTCGCTTACTGTGGTTGACGAAACGAGAGCCAAAGATACTGTCCAACGGGCTCTCTCCGTCACGCCTCGCGAGAGCGACCTCTCGATAGCGATTGTTGACACAAACAGCCCGGTTGAAGGCGGTGACAGATTGACGATCACAGTCGAAGTCACGAATACTGGTGAAATAGCACATCGACCAGAGATTACAGCCATCTTTAACGAAGAAAAGAGAGGCGGGATCAAAACGACCGTCGAACCGGGGAAAACAGAGACCCACTCATTCGGCTATCGAACCTACCCCGTGAAAGACGAGGTGGATATCCCGATCCGTGCTGAGATTGAAACGGACACAGCCACCAAAACAGTCACCGTTCGTGCTGTCGACGAGTTGGAGTCCACGTATACATCTCCGTCCTCCGAACTCACGATCCAGCCTGCTACACAGGTTATGTTCGAGATTGACACCACGGTGATGAAACCAGAGGGAACCATCCAATGGTATGTTGATGGTAGCCACCATCCGACTCAGGGTGCAGTGTGGCCGTTCATGTATGCCGATAAAGTTGGACGTGAATTCTTCTCGTATCTGTTTGAGTCTCCCGGCACCCACGAAATTACCGCAGCTGTTGTCAGAGACGATAGGAACCGTGCAATGCGGTGGACCATTACTGTGACCGACTCAGGGGCTATACCACCCAGAATTGATGCCGCTCGCCCAGTCACCAGCGAACTCGCAGCAGACGGACAGTATACACTCGAACTCGATATCTCGAGTCCGACAACCGATCTTGACCGGGTTGTGTGGTGGATGACACAGGCGGATACGATCATCGGTATCACCGAGGTCAGTAGTCGGAATGACACGGCGTCGCTCGAGATCGATGGTGGCTGTCTATCGTGCCAGATTGAAGCATGGGCAATTACTGAGAATAACACGTACACGTCGATCATTCCATGGCAGTTCAAAGACGGTGAAGACTCAGCGAAAAATCTCGATAAGAGAAGGGGCATCAACGTACTAGTTCTTGAGACGAACAGTCCGATTGTTGAGGGCGAGGCAGTGAAGGTAAGGGCAATGCTCGAAAACATCGAATCGACGCAAGTGACACGAGAGATTGAACTTACGCTCGGTGAGAAGCCAACGGTCGTGGAGAATCAGACAGTGACGATGGCGGCTGGCGCGACAGATGAGATCACACTCACGTCCACGGTGCCATCCGGGCTAAAAGGGGAATGGGTTTCGTTCCGCGTTCAATCAGATACACATCAAGATGATGGAGTGATCCACGTAGAACGGAAGAATACTGAGGAAGGATAG
- a CDS encoding PQQ-binding-like beta-propeller repeat protein has protein sequence MVDPFGKGVESRLQFYDLNTRPPPITSHAESEAFQTSITTDPDGTFSLSAEETGTLPDEIRILVTEEKEVVERGFFDQFQMISAENVGRDLTLQLSHELLFGPVSVLVGETDLRHGVLSTWRTVNPDNPLEMLISIEVTETAFGYGNTAHEIDTAPRRTGQTPPSRPESYREDNPLAGGGFVVTVPKCETRISYDDEDDFLVGAGIDTWYAPNEAELSRPAARGIQRWHPSRTNMPAFTVTGRDYEQVTDELENLQAMVNEGIVSLTGSVVTKAAAVASGPLGMLAGGLLTLGGILDPNQEQDPYQITGSQSLPEIDRNEKEPITAATNLGASSYIFQVPIMFDTDADPTVRIEANWTVSHSGRFAQFKREFSVTPPTEDETDAAPTGWPRTEFDAEHTRYNPSETELTSKTTEFWEFPQEVESPEWEVLAALTDTVYLLHYNLESQQNSIVAVNPFADEKWRYRVGESPSHNDRATIVDGTLYFGKRGGATTEGKIVALNTDNGNERWSTPLGTGPGFHVPEVTDGIVHVGSTTAVNDISHGKYIALDAESGERKWELKTPASEFLLTPAVSDDTICIGGLNTDSTDEGAFGEGAFHIIDRQSQTETWTFRTENQVTDAAVVGDHAYVRAFNINPGSGTVYRLNIPEQSAQTLMNSDTDSLSSPVITDERLYFSSGLWGSNSQSYVVALDPDDGTEDWRYETNAESLSDPLMIGDTLFCGGGTANADRGILFAIDSKSGDELWKIETEYYAGVRAVTRDLIYASSNQKIYAYR, from the coding sequence GTGGTAGATCCCTTTGGAAAAGGTGTCGAGAGTCGGTTACAGTTCTATGACCTGAATACGCGCCCACCTCCGATTACTAGTCATGCTGAGTCAGAAGCCTTCCAGACATCAATCACAACAGATCCTGATGGGACATTCAGTTTATCGGCTGAGGAAACAGGCACGTTACCGGACGAAATCAGAATTCTCGTCACGGAAGAAAAGGAAGTGGTAGAACGCGGCTTCTTTGACCAGTTTCAGATGATATCTGCCGAAAACGTTGGGAGAGATCTCACGTTGCAATTATCACACGAGCTGTTATTTGGACCTGTCTCTGTTCTCGTCGGAGAGACAGACCTTCGGCACGGGGTCTTATCGACCTGGCGGACGGTGAATCCGGATAATCCACTGGAAATGCTCATCTCGATCGAAGTCACAGAAACAGCGTTTGGATATGGAAACACCGCACACGAAATCGATACTGCACCGCGGAGGACAGGCCAAACGCCCCCGAGTCGCCCGGAAAGCTACCGTGAAGATAATCCGTTAGCTGGAGGTGGGTTTGTCGTTACTGTTCCCAAGTGTGAGACACGCATCAGCTATGACGATGAGGATGATTTTCTGGTCGGTGCCGGGATCGATACGTGGTATGCCCCAAACGAGGCTGAACTCTCTCGGCCAGCGGCCCGCGGGATTCAACGATGGCATCCAAGTCGAACGAACATGCCCGCGTTCACGGTGACCGGCCGCGATTACGAGCAGGTCACTGACGAACTCGAGAATCTGCAAGCGATGGTGAACGAAGGCATCGTCTCACTCACAGGCTCAGTAGTGACGAAAGCCGCAGCTGTTGCCTCCGGACCGCTCGGCATGCTCGCTGGAGGCTTACTGACATTGGGAGGCATCCTTGACCCGAACCAAGAACAGGACCCCTATCAAATCACAGGGAGTCAATCCTTGCCTGAAATCGATCGGAATGAAAAGGAGCCAATCACGGCGGCAACAAATCTGGGGGCTTCTAGCTACATCTTCCAAGTCCCCATTATGTTCGATACAGACGCCGATCCAACTGTCAGAATTGAGGCCAACTGGACTGTGAGTCACTCTGGACGGTTTGCTCAGTTCAAACGTGAGTTCTCTGTCACTCCACCAACCGAAGATGAGACAGACGCTGCGCCGACAGGATGGCCGAGAACAGAGTTCGATGCTGAACATACGAGATACAATCCGTCAGAAACTGAACTGACATCCAAGACTACTGAGTTTTGGGAATTTCCCCAAGAAGTTGAATCTCCTGAGTGGGAGGTCCTTGCCGCCCTCACGGATACAGTATATCTCTTACACTATAATTTGGAATCTCAACAGAATTCGATAGTCGCCGTCAATCCGTTCGCCGATGAAAAATGGCGGTATCGAGTAGGGGAATCTCCATCGCATAACGACCGGGCTACTATCGTCGATGGAACTCTATATTTCGGGAAACGAGGAGGTGCCACTACGGAGGGTAAGATTGTAGCATTAAATACCGACAATGGCAACGAACGCTGGAGCACACCACTTGGAACCGGACCAGGATTCCATGTCCCAGAAGTTACAGATGGAATTGTGCATGTGGGAAGCACGACCGCTGTCAATGATATCTCTCATGGTAAGTATATTGCACTAGATGCTGAGAGCGGTGAGCGCAAATGGGAACTTAAGACCCCAGCATCAGAATTTCTATTGACCCCTGCAGTATCTGACGATACCATCTGCATCGGTGGCTTGAACACAGATAGCACAGATGAAGGGGCATTTGGAGAAGGGGCGTTTCATATCATTGATCGCCAAAGTCAGACTGAAACTTGGACCTTCAGAACGGAGAACCAGGTCACTGATGCCGCCGTGGTAGGAGATCATGCCTACGTACGTGCTTTTAACATAAATCCAGGTTCAGGTACTGTTTATCGTCTCAATATTCCTGAACAGAGCGCACAGACCTTAATGAATTCTGACACCGACTCACTCTCATCTCCGGTCATTACTGATGAGAGATTATACTTCTCAAGCGGGCTTTGGGGGTCTAATAGTCAGAGTTACGTTGTTGCACTTGATCCTGATGATGGAACCGAAGACTGGCGATACGAGACAAATGCCGAATCCCTTTCCGATCCGTTGATGATTGGGGATACTCTCTTTTGTGGCGGTGGAACTGCTAATGCAGATCGTGGTATTCTCTTTGCCATCGATTCAAAGTCAGGAGATGAGTTATGGAAAATTGAAACAGAATACTATGCCGGAGTAAGAGCTGTCACTCGAGATCTAATTTATGCATCTTCGAACCAGAAAATATACGCATATAGATGA
- a CDS encoding helix-turn-helix domain-containing protein, translating into MAIEASFTVPQPEFPLNTVFEQLPDATIELDRVVPTEDAIVPYFWIHAENVGDFTADLSGDKGVDEFKVIDKLEEEMLVRIKWNLNHESILIAIVNTDITLLSGLGEQENWTFEVRSSDQESISEFQSYCRENDIPIELTQLHALSPLKSDREFDLTDGQRSALVLAYSRGYFDSPRKATQDDIADELDISRQAVSSRLQRGLRRLIASTLVPTQE; encoded by the coding sequence ATGGCGATTGAAGCTTCATTTACTGTCCCGCAACCCGAGTTCCCTCTGAATACAGTTTTTGAACAGTTGCCAGACGCAACTATCGAACTGGATCGTGTTGTCCCAACGGAGGATGCCATCGTACCGTACTTCTGGATTCACGCGGAGAATGTTGGGGACTTCACAGCCGATTTGAGTGGTGATAAGGGGGTTGATGAGTTCAAAGTGATTGACAAATTAGAGGAAGAGATGCTTGTTCGCATTAAATGGAACCTGAACCATGAAAGTATTCTAATTGCTATCGTCAACACTGATATCACACTCCTTTCTGGATTGGGAGAACAGGAGAACTGGACATTTGAAGTCAGGAGTAGCGATCAAGAGAGTATCTCCGAATTCCAATCGTACTGCCGGGAAAATGATATCCCTATTGAACTTACCCAACTCCACGCGCTCTCGCCACTCAAATCAGATCGGGAATTCGATTTAACTGATGGACAGCGGTCAGCGTTGGTTCTCGCCTACTCTCGTGGGTACTTCGACTCGCCGCGGAAAGCCACTCAAGACGATATCGCCGACGAACTCGATATCAGCCGACAGGCGGTTTCATCGCGTTTGCAGCGCGGTCTTCGACGACTCATAGCAAGCACTCTGGTACCGACTCAAGAGTAA
- a CDS encoding DUF2270 domain-containing protein: MTDSSNDEFDPTAPDQREIGREMVDDSTGLGSVMAHAYRGEIDRVGTWRQRLDESTTWAVTLMAAILTWGFSSTDNPHYILLIGIVVVTIFLAIEARRYRDYDVFRSRARVIQENLFANALDPSQGTESHDWRAELSRDYRRPTLKVSFYEALANRLQRVYLALLSVLLVAWVFRITAFAPRQDWLTTAGIARIPGIAVVAVVGVFYVVLLGVTFWPRERHAKGEFREGDPDDWKETDR, translated from the coding sequence ATGACCGATTCGAGTAACGACGAGTTCGACCCAACAGCACCAGACCAACGGGAGATCGGCCGCGAAATGGTTGACGACAGTACGGGACTCGGTTCGGTGATGGCCCACGCCTATCGCGGAGAGATAGACCGAGTGGGGACGTGGCGGCAGCGCCTCGACGAGTCGACGACGTGGGCGGTGACGCTGATGGCAGCTATCTTGACGTGGGGGTTTTCGAGTACCGATAACCCACACTATATCTTGCTGATCGGGATCGTTGTCGTCACCATCTTTCTGGCCATCGAAGCACGGCGGTACCGGGACTACGATGTCTTTCGCTCTCGTGCTCGAGTCATCCAAGAGAACCTGTTCGCAAACGCCCTCGATCCGTCCCAAGGCACTGAAAGTCACGACTGGCGGGCGGAACTGAGCAGGGACTATCGCAGGCCGACGCTGAAAGTCTCGTTCTACGAAGCACTCGCGAACCGGCTCCAGCGTGTGTACCTTGCTCTGCTCAGTGTCCTCTTGGTCGCATGGGTCTTCAGGATTACAGCGTTCGCGCCGCGCCAAGACTGGCTGACAACCGCTGGAATCGCCCGTATCCCCGGAATCGCTGTGGTTGCCGTTGTGGGTGTGTTCTACGTCGTACTACTGGGCGTCACCTTCTGGCCCCGCGAGCGCCATGCCAAAGGTGAATTCCGTGAAGGGGACCCGGACGACTGGAAAGAGACAGACAGATAA
- a CDS encoding DUF4177 domain-containing protein, with protein sequence MSESEVTRWEYETLRPPRDETQKEAEDPKAELNQLGAEGWEFVETIDYEGGGTKYLVFKRPAQSGEPV encoded by the coding sequence ATGTCCGAATCAGAAGTGACCCGCTGGGAGTACGAGACACTTCGCCCACCGCGCGATGAGACCCAAAAAGAAGCAGAGGATCCGAAAGCAGAGTTGAATCAACTCGGTGCAGAAGGCTGGGAGTTTGTGGAGACGATCGACTACGAGGGAGGCGGCACCAAGTACCTCGTTTTCAAGCGACCTGCCCAATCGGGTGAGCCAGTATGA
- a CDS encoding CopG family ribbon-helix-helix protein — protein sequence MRTSFNIPDEVVEEFDRVWQEQDIENRSRAVREAMLEYIESHSRLKETSGEIVALVAFDYRHHEVIQELHAVQHEYQDVILNTSHTHQGEWCLESLFCRGPTEQVRTLTYRLRDFDGVNRVKVMVIRDGEE from the coding sequence ATGCGAACGAGTTTCAATATTCCAGACGAAGTCGTCGAAGAGTTCGACCGAGTCTGGCAAGAGCAGGACATCGAAAATAGATCCCGAGCGGTCCGAGAAGCGATGTTGGAGTACATCGAGTCTCACTCCCGCCTCAAAGAGACAAGCGGAGAAATCGTTGCGCTCGTCGCATTCGATTATCGCCACCACGAGGTGATACAGGAACTCCATGCAGTCCAACACGAGTATCAAGACGTGATCCTCAACACGAGTCATACGCACCAGGGGGAGTGGTGCCTCGAATCACTGTTTTGTCGGGGACCAACCGAGCAGGTACGTACCCTCACCTACCGACTCCGCGACTTTGACGGCGTAAATCGGGTCAAGGTAATGGTCATCCGGGACGGCGAAGAATGA
- a CDS encoding recombinase family protein — MLSRKLMSRAAAFIRKSQGSDDDVFLELQRERVPALAEQLADEVDVIDLGVHTGFSVHMKSVDEERIDANPKVETLLEALRDGEYDYLVAWDDTRLARDQFYWKLKRAAVLSDCLLEFVENPPEDELTFRVQRAVGSDVKRREIKKSQAAMDAREQRGDDHGRPPFGLCYDEDGRRWIPDRESREFATALEVIRLRETGRSWRDIADETGVNRSTARGIYGRRDRYLEEAETGMVA; from the coding sequence GTGCTCTCGAGAAAGCTGATGAGTAGAGCCGCCGCGTTTATCCGCAAGTCGCAAGGGAGTGACGACGATGTCTTCCTCGAGTTACAGCGCGAACGTGTCCCGGCGCTCGCGGAGCAGTTGGCCGACGAGGTGGACGTGATCGATCTCGGCGTCCACACCGGATTCAGCGTGCATATGAAGTCCGTCGACGAGGAGCGTATCGATGCGAACCCGAAGGTGGAAACATTACTCGAGGCACTCCGTGACGGCGAATACGACTACCTCGTCGCGTGGGACGATACGCGCCTGGCCCGTGACCAATTTTATTGGAAACTGAAACGGGCAGCTGTCCTCAGCGACTGTCTACTCGAGTTTGTCGAAAACCCACCGGAGGACGAGCTCACTTTCCGAGTCCAGAGAGCCGTCGGGAGCGACGTCAAACGGCGGGAGATAAAGAAATCCCAGGCCGCGATGGATGCCCGTGAACAGCGTGGGGACGACCACGGACGTCCGCCCTTCGGCCTTTGCTACGACGAGGACGGCAGACGGTGGATCCCCGATCGCGAGAGTAGGGAGTTCGCGACTGCCCTCGAAGTGATCCGACTTCGAGAAACCGGCCGTTCATGGAGAGACATTGCTGACGAAACGGGTGTGAACCGATCAACCGCCCGCGGAATCTACGGTCGGCGAGACCGATATCTCGAAGAAGCCGAAACCGGGATGGTAGCGTGA
- a CDS encoding tyrosine-type recombinase/integrase gives MSLEPIDPETALELYLTDKEAELAESSIQSHRYRLKHFLRWCGMEDIDNLNDLTGRKLQQYRLWRRDDGDLSVASEKTQMDTLRVFIRWAESIDAVEQDLSTKVRSPSMTPEQNTRDEMLETEEAEAVLSYLAKYDYASREHVTVALMWHTMMRVSSVNALDVDDYNPGEQYIEVHHRPETDTPIKNKKDGDRLVALSDDICMLLDDWIEEKRPNVTDDFGREPLVATREGRANKTTLRKYVYQATRPCFRGAECPEDRDPEECEAAVNDQEAFRCPANVNPHAIRRGSITHSLNSALPDNVVSDRANVSPAVIEQHYDRRTEKEKMEQRRDYLDRL, from the coding sequence ATGAGTCTCGAGCCAATCGATCCGGAGACAGCACTCGAGCTGTACCTCACGGACAAGGAAGCCGAACTCGCTGAGAGTTCGATTCAGTCGCACAGGTACCGCCTCAAGCACTTTCTGCGCTGGTGTGGGATGGAAGACATCGACAATCTCAACGACCTCACCGGTCGCAAACTCCAGCAGTATCGTCTCTGGCGTCGCGACGACGGAGACCTCTCCGTCGCCAGCGAGAAGACCCAGATGGACACGCTGCGCGTATTCATCCGCTGGGCCGAGTCGATCGACGCCGTCGAACAGGACCTCTCGACGAAGGTCCGTTCGCCATCGATGACGCCAGAGCAAAATACCCGCGACGAGATGCTGGAGACCGAGGAAGCCGAAGCAGTTCTCTCGTACCTCGCCAAGTACGACTACGCATCCCGTGAACACGTCACCGTCGCGCTGATGTGGCATACGATGATGCGTGTCAGCAGCGTCAACGCCCTCGACGTCGACGACTACAATCCCGGCGAGCAGTACATCGAGGTCCACCACCGCCCGGAGACGGACACGCCAATCAAGAACAAGAAAGACGGTGATCGTCTGGTCGCGTTGTCGGATGACATCTGCATGCTGCTCGACGACTGGATCGAAGAGAAGCGACCGAACGTGACTGACGACTTCGGCCGTGAACCGCTCGTCGCGACGAGGGAGGGTCGCGCGAACAAGACTACGCTCAGGAAGTACGTCTACCAAGCAACCCGGCCGTGCTTCCGTGGAGCAGAGTGTCCTGAAGATCGGGACCCAGAAGAATGTGAGGCTGCTGTCAACGACCAGGAGGCGTTCAGGTGTCCCGCGAACGTCAATCCCCACGCCATCCGGCGGGGGAGTATTACACACTCACTCAACAGCGCCCTCCCAGACAACGTCGTCAGTGATCGAGCGAACGTGAGCCCTGCGGTCATCGAACAACACTACGACCGACGTACTGAGAAAGAGAAGATGGAACAGCGGCGGGACTACTTGGATCGACTCTGA
- a CDS encoding DUF2270 domain-containing protein yields the protein MSQPSAKEIDPGDSENRELGEGLLEENMGPSSATAHLYRGEIHRMKFWRERLDRTTNWAVLVISAILTWAFSRPDIPHYILLIGVATLSVFLLIEARRYRGYDIWRSRVRKLQENVFAYGLDPSAGLPDPNWREALSQDYREPTIKISTEEAIAHRLRRVYLPLFTVLLAAWLVRITAFSPEPWVTSAAIGMIPGTIVIGIVVLSYLGAAIVAMRPRTWHAKGELRSENLRKK from the coding sequence ATGTCACAACCCTCAGCAAAGGAGATCGATCCTGGCGATTCTGAGAACAGGGAATTGGGAGAAGGCCTTCTTGAGGAAAATATGGGGCCCAGCTCGGCCACCGCTCACCTCTATCGGGGCGAGATACATCGTATGAAATTCTGGCGAGAGCGCCTCGATCGAACGACGAACTGGGCCGTTCTCGTCATCTCTGCGATCCTCACGTGGGCGTTCTCGCGGCCTGACATTCCCCACTATATCCTTCTCATCGGTGTGGCCACGCTCTCGGTCTTTCTGCTGATCGAGGCCCGTCGGTATCGAGGATACGACATCTGGCGAAGCAGAGTCAGGAAATTGCAGGAAAACGTCTTCGCATATGGGCTTGACCCCTCTGCTGGGCTGCCCGATCCCAACTGGCGTGAAGCGTTGAGTCAGGATTATCGGGAACCGACGATCAAGATCAGCACAGAGGAAGCGATAGCGCACCGTCTACGACGAGTGTATCTGCCGCTGTTCACCGTGTTACTCGCTGCATGGCTCGTACGTATTACTGCTTTCTCTCCAGAGCCGTGGGTGACGAGTGCCGCGATCGGGATGATTCCCGGAACGATTGTCATCGGAATTGTGGTACTGTCCTATCTCGGCGCAGCTATCGTCGCTATGCGCCCACGAACGTGGCATGCGAAGGGTGAACTGCGTTCTGAAAATCTGCGTAAAAAATGA
- a CDS encoding DsrE/DsrF/DrsH-like family protein, giving the protein MSTDTPQTSTADEEPLSRAELEERVTELEDRLSDVESESGDEQPKMSIIATKGTLDMAYPPLILASTAAAFGYEVTVFHTFWGLDILHKEKSKNLKLSSVGNPSMPVPNAIAALPGMDRMTTKMMERQIEDNDTATIEELIDTSLEMGVEFQACQMTIDLMDYDENDFYDGITVGVGAATAIQDMAESDIQLLV; this is encoded by the coding sequence ATGAGTACCGACACCCCACAAACGTCCACTGCTGACGAGGAACCGCTGAGCCGTGCAGAACTCGAAGAGCGAGTTACGGAACTCGAGGACCGGCTTAGCGATGTCGAGTCCGAGAGCGGCGATGAACAGCCGAAGATGTCGATCATCGCGACGAAGGGGACACTCGATATGGCGTACCCGCCGCTCATCCTCGCAAGTACCGCCGCCGCGTTCGGCTACGAGGTGACGGTCTTCCACACGTTCTGGGGGTTGGACATCCTCCACAAGGAGAAGTCGAAGAATCTGAAGCTGAGTTCCGTCGGTAATCCCAGTATGCCGGTCCCGAATGCGATCGCGGCGCTTCCGGGTATGGATCGCATGACGACGAAAATGATGGAACGACAGATCGAGGACAACGACACGGCGACGATCGAGGAACTCATCGACACCTCCCTAGAGATGGGTGTCGAGTTCCAGGCCTGTCAGATGACGATCGATCTGATGGACTACGACGAAAACGACTTCTACGACGGTATCACCGTCGGTGTCGGGGCAGCGACGGCGATTCAGGACATGGCTGAATCCGACATTCAACTCCTCGTCTAA
- a CDS encoding sulfurtransferase TusA family protein: protein MTEYEITETLDVKGQNCPMPVVKTKQTIDELGEGGVLEVLATDPGSMSDIAGWADTTEGVELVNQDEGDDVFTHYVRKTE from the coding sequence ATGACTGAGTACGAAATTACCGAGACTCTCGACGTGAAGGGACAGAATTGCCCGATGCCGGTCGTCAAGACGAAGCAGACCATCGACGAACTCGGGGAGGGCGGGGTTCTGGAAGTCCTTGCAACTGACCCCGGAAGTATGAGTGACATCGCTGGTTGGGCGGATACGACCGAGGGTGTGGAGCTCGTCAATCAGGATGAGGGTGACGACGTCTTCACCCACTACGTTCGCAAGACCGAGTAA